A window of the Euzebya pacifica genome harbors these coding sequences:
- a CDS encoding helix-turn-helix transcriptional regulator has translation MDSDALRRLWGRAEEVDALHDLLHDDVDHPSGMVLHGDGGIGRTALWWAAVDMAEAAGHRVLRVRASVADELLAFAGLADLLDGVDEEVLACLPAPQRRAVDSVTLRTDPSIDVEPRTVGTALSTLLRMLCAGGPVLVAVDDEPWLDRPTADALSFALRRIDHHAVRVLLTAPATAPPGRVRQTLVDAFGTRLHERTIGPLDADSMRRILAELDRPSLPRTLVERLVAAAGGHPLLALELARGVRMLDRLPRADEPLPLPARLRDLVAARVEGLEESDRALLRLIAFASRPTVDLVLAQAGGAATLDAWEAAGLTTVDRGVVKLANQMLAVAVREGATGPQRRATHAALATLVPEVEQQARHMALADSRPDGAVADALERAATATAARGSPSAAAELAALAVARTPETDHDDRARRRLDFAALCFRLGDTDEAVGLARSVLGSPTTDDMHARALLLLGEVEFENGISEIAVAHCLSGLQLVTDDVGLQARLHAQVAAVATHDMTLALGHADRAMTLLAGMDEPDPATACMALQGRIAATLALGGGLVMEDVERAILLEGKAPAPRVADRPSAALGAWLAWTDDVDGAKEALEATLQTARDEGDESSVPYALSHLPLTLLRLGELAEARAVAEQVLEAAEATAQDYQRCQALWMLAIIDAHLGDLDGATREAEECRVVAGAGEDPWVVRQALSTMGFVELSRGRPDAAVGHLRAAVELEERIGLRNPVLRRGAQLLADALVEVGDLTAAAVLIDDLAEAADVLDTAPTQAVCRRLRAQLAAADGRLEDALDHLEEARRYHARRPFPFDEARTMLVLGQVQRRRRQRGQAAAALQHARDGFAAIGAQGWVARVDAEMVSSAGRSRTGALTAAERRVADALLAGATVKEAARRLHMSPKTVEVHITRIYRKLGIRSRAQLGAALGAADTPSQ, from the coding sequence GTGGACTCCGATGCGCTGCGCCGGCTCTGGGGCCGGGCCGAGGAGGTCGATGCGTTGCACGACCTCCTCCATGACGACGTCGACCATCCGAGTGGGATGGTGCTGCACGGTGACGGTGGCATCGGCAGGACCGCCCTGTGGTGGGCCGCGGTCGACATGGCCGAAGCCGCGGGCCACCGGGTGCTGCGTGTTCGGGCGTCGGTGGCTGACGAGCTGCTGGCCTTCGCCGGCCTCGCCGACCTGCTGGACGGGGTGGACGAGGAGGTCCTGGCCTGCCTGCCCGCACCCCAGCGACGCGCCGTCGACAGCGTGACCCTCCGGACCGATCCCTCGATCGACGTCGAGCCCCGCACCGTCGGCACCGCCCTGTCCACGCTGTTGCGAATGCTGTGCGCCGGTGGTCCGGTCCTTGTCGCCGTCGACGACGAACCGTGGTTGGACAGGCCGACGGCGGATGCGCTCTCCTTCGCGCTGCGGCGCATCGACCACCACGCCGTTCGCGTGCTCCTGACCGCGCCTGCGACCGCTCCGCCAGGACGTGTCCGGCAGACGCTGGTCGACGCCTTCGGCACCCGTCTCCACGAACGGACCATCGGCCCGCTGGATGCAGACAGCATGCGCCGCATCCTGGCCGAGCTCGATCGACCGTCGCTGCCCCGCACCCTCGTCGAGCGCCTCGTCGCCGCCGCCGGGGGGCACCCGCTGCTCGCCCTCGAGCTGGCCCGGGGCGTGCGCATGCTGGACCGGCTCCCCCGGGCCGACGAGCCCCTGCCGCTGCCGGCTCGCCTTCGTGACCTCGTCGCGGCCCGCGTCGAAGGGCTGGAGGAATCCGACCGCGCACTGCTGCGGCTGATCGCGTTCGCGTCTCGCCCGACGGTCGATCTGGTCCTCGCACAGGCCGGGGGTGCGGCGACCCTCGACGCGTGGGAGGCTGCCGGCCTCACCACCGTCGATCGCGGGGTGGTCAAGCTGGCCAACCAGATGCTGGCGGTGGCGGTGCGCGAGGGCGCAACCGGCCCCCAACGCCGTGCCACGCATGCGGCCCTGGCCACACTCGTGCCCGAGGTCGAACAACAGGCCAGGCACATGGCACTCGCCGACAGCCGTCCGGACGGCGCCGTCGCCGATGCGCTGGAACGAGCGGCCACCGCCACGGCGGCCCGGGGGTCGCCGAGCGCGGCTGCGGAGCTGGCCGCGCTGGCGGTGGCCCGGACACCCGAGACCGACCACGATGACCGTGCTCGGCGCCGGCTGGACTTCGCCGCGTTGTGCTTCCGCCTCGGCGACACCGACGAAGCCGTCGGGCTCGCAAGGTCGGTCCTCGGCAGCCCGACCACGGACGACATGCATGCCCGGGCACTGCTGTTGCTGGGAGAGGTCGAGTTCGAGAACGGCATCAGCGAGATCGCGGTTGCACATTGCCTGTCGGGGCTGCAGCTGGTCACCGACGACGTGGGGCTGCAGGCGCGTCTCCACGCCCAGGTCGCCGCAGTCGCCACCCACGACATGACGCTCGCCCTCGGGCATGCCGACCGGGCCATGACGTTGCTGGCCGGAATGGACGAACCCGACCCGGCGACAGCATGCATGGCGTTGCAGGGACGGATCGCCGCCACCCTCGCCCTCGGCGGTGGTCTGGTGATGGAGGACGTGGAACGGGCGATCCTCCTGGAGGGCAAGGCGCCCGCACCACGGGTGGCCGATCGGCCGAGCGCTGCCCTCGGGGCATGGTTGGCGTGGACCGACGACGTGGACGGGGCGAAGGAGGCGCTGGAGGCCACCCTGCAGACAGCCCGAGACGAAGGCGACGAGTCCAGCGTTCCCTATGCCCTGTCCCACCTGCCGTTGACCCTCCTCCGGCTCGGCGAGCTGGCCGAGGCCCGTGCGGTCGCCGAGCAGGTCCTCGAGGCCGCCGAGGCGACCGCACAGGACTACCAGCGGTGCCAGGCGCTGTGGATGCTCGCGATCATCGATGCCCACCTCGGCGACCTCGATGGCGCCACCCGCGAGGCGGAGGAGTGCCGGGTCGTTGCCGGGGCAGGCGAGGACCCGTGGGTGGTCCGTCAGGCGCTGTCGACGATGGGGTTCGTGGAGCTGTCGCGAGGGCGACCGGACGCGGCAGTCGGCCACCTGCGGGCCGCTGTGGAGCTGGAGGAGCGAATCGGCCTCCGCAACCCCGTGCTCAGGCGCGGTGCCCAGCTGCTCGCCGACGCCCTGGTCGAGGTCGGGGACCTCACGGCGGCTGCAGTCCTGATCGATGACCTCGCCGAGGCCGCGGATGTGCTCGACACCGCACCCACCCAAGCGGTCTGTCGGCGACTGCGGGCCCAGCTCGCTGCGGCCGACGGGCGCCTCGAGGACGCCCTCGACCACCTCGAGGAGGCGCGGCGGTACCACGCCAGGCGACCGTTCCCCTTCGACGAGGCACGAACCATGCTGGTCCTCGGACAGGTACAGCGTCGGCGACGACAGCGCGGACAGGCGGCGGCGGCGCTGCAGCACGCGAGGGACGGCTTCGCGGCCATCGGCGCGCAGGGCTGGGTGGCGCGGGTCGATGCGGAGATGGTCAGCAGCGCCGGGCGGTCCCGAACGGGGGCGTTGACGGCAGCCGAGCGGCGTGTGGCGGACGCCCTGCTCGCGGGCGCGACGGTCAAGGAAGCGGCGCGTCGGCTGCACATGAGCCCCAAGACCGTCGAGGTCCACATCACGCGCATCTACCGGAAGCTCGGCATCCGCTCGCGTGCCCAGCTCGGTGCGGCCCTCGGCGCCGCCGACACCCCGTCGCAGTGA
- a CDS encoding PadR family transcriptional regulator, producing the protein MAPRRMTEQAFFVLTVLTGGPRHGYGIMQEVDELSDGRVDLKVGTLYGVLDRLVEDGLVEPDRDEVHDGRLRRYYQITDAGGQVLWREAQRHAANARIASDRLRALRPSWEAGGA; encoded by the coding sequence ATGGCACCACGACGCATGACCGAGCAGGCGTTCTTCGTCCTCACGGTGCTCACCGGTGGTCCTCGCCACGGGTACGGGATCATGCAGGAGGTCGACGAGCTGTCCGACGGCCGCGTCGACCTGAAGGTCGGCACGCTGTACGGAGTCCTGGACCGCCTCGTCGAGGACGGCTTGGTCGAACCGGACCGAGACGAGGTCCACGACGGTCGGCTGCGCCGCTACTACCAGATCACCGACGCGGGCGGGCAGGTCCTCTGGCGGGAAGCCCAACGGCACGCAGCCAACGCCCGCATCGCCAGCGATCGGCTCCGGGCCCTGCGCCCGTCGTGGGAAGCCGGCGGCGCATGA
- a CDS encoding bifunctional salicylyl-CoA 5-hydroxylase/oxidoreductase: MKIACLGGGPAGLYFAISAKLRDPDHDVVVLERNRADDAFGWGVVLSVETLDNLAANDPISAAAIRSHFAYWDDIAVHHRGTRTLSTGHGFCGIGRRKLLEILQGRARELGVDLRFESEVADPTPLMDDYDLVVAADGVNSKARMAFADVFEPDIDVRACKFVWLGTHQTFDDAFTFVFTETPHGWVWAHAYQFDADTATFIVECAEDTWRAWGFDEMTQAESIATCEEIFADHLDGHALLSNDRHPRGSAWINFQRVLCATWSHRNLVLMGDAAATAHFSIGSGTKLALESAIALADYLQDEPDMSAAFSRYEDERRLEVLRLQSAARNSTEWFEDVERYLHLDPVQLNYSLLTRSQRIGHENLRLRDPDWLADAEAWFQRRAGAEESAVDRPPMFAPYRLRDLSLVNRVVVSPMAQYRAVDGCPTDWHLVHYGERAKGGAGLVMTEMTCVSPEGRITPGCTGFYAPEHEEAWRRIVDFVHAESPAMIAAQIGHSGSKGSTQLGWEEMDAPLPVDSWPLMAASAVPWSDRNDVPRAMDRDDMDRVREEFVAATEMALRCGFDMIELHMAHGYLLSSFITPVTNRRTDAYGGSLDNRMRFPLEVFHAVRAVWPQDRPISVRISANDWVGEDGITPTDAVDVARVLQDAGVDICNVSAGQTSTAARPVYGRMFQTPFSDRIRNETGMATMAVGNIYEPDHVNSILMAGRADLVCLARPHLADPYWTLHAAAQLGDRGVSWPLPYLPGRDQLYRLAERGETLGTNV; the protein is encoded by the coding sequence ATGAAGATCGCCTGTCTCGGTGGTGGCCCAGCCGGGCTGTACTTCGCCATCAGCGCGAAGCTGCGCGACCCCGACCACGACGTCGTGGTCCTCGAGCGCAACCGGGCCGACGACGCGTTCGGCTGGGGTGTCGTGCTGTCGGTCGAGACCCTGGACAACCTGGCGGCCAACGACCCGATCAGCGCGGCCGCAATCCGATCCCATTTCGCTTACTGGGACGACATCGCCGTGCACCACCGCGGCACGCGCACCCTCTCCACGGGCCACGGCTTCTGCGGCATCGGACGCCGGAAGCTGCTGGAGATCCTCCAGGGACGGGCCCGCGAGCTGGGCGTCGACCTGCGGTTCGAGTCGGAGGTTGCCGATCCGACCCCGCTGATGGACGACTACGACCTGGTCGTCGCAGCCGACGGGGTCAACTCGAAGGCGCGCATGGCCTTCGCCGACGTGTTCGAGCCCGACATCGACGTGCGTGCCTGCAAGTTCGTGTGGCTCGGCACCCATCAGACCTTCGACGACGCGTTCACGTTCGTCTTCACCGAGACACCCCACGGCTGGGTCTGGGCACACGCCTACCAGTTCGACGCCGACACCGCGACGTTCATCGTGGAGTGCGCGGAGGACACGTGGCGGGCCTGGGGCTTCGACGAGATGACCCAGGCCGAGTCCATCGCCACCTGCGAGGAGATCTTCGCCGACCACCTCGACGGCCACGCGCTGCTCAGCAACGACCGGCACCCGCGTGGTTCCGCATGGATCAACTTCCAGCGGGTCCTCTGCGCCACCTGGAGCCACCGCAACCTCGTCCTGATGGGCGACGCCGCGGCCACCGCGCACTTCTCCATCGGGTCGGGCACGAAGCTGGCGCTGGAGAGCGCGATCGCCCTGGCCGACTACCTGCAGGACGAGCCGGACATGTCCGCCGCCTTCTCGCGGTACGAGGACGAGCGTCGGTTGGAGGTGCTGCGCCTGCAGTCCGCGGCCCGCAACTCCACCGAGTGGTTCGAGGACGTCGAGCGGTACCTCCACCTCGACCCGGTGCAGCTGAACTACTCGTTGTTGACCCGCTCCCAGCGCATCGGCCACGAGAACCTGCGGCTGCGCGACCCCGACTGGCTGGCCGACGCCGAGGCCTGGTTCCAGCGTCGGGCCGGCGCCGAGGAGTCCGCCGTCGACCGGCCACCCATGTTCGCCCCCTACCGGCTGCGTGACCTGTCGCTGGTCAACCGGGTCGTCGTCTCGCCCATGGCGCAGTACCGCGCCGTCGACGGCTGCCCCACCGACTGGCACCTCGTCCACTACGGCGAACGGGCCAAGGGTGGCGCCGGCCTGGTCATGACGGAGATGACGTGCGTCAGCCCCGAGGGACGCATCACACCGGGCTGCACCGGCTTCTACGCCCCCGAGCACGAGGAGGCGTGGCGGCGCATCGTCGACTTCGTCCACGCCGAGAGCCCCGCCATGATCGCCGCCCAGATCGGCCACTCCGGGTCCAAGGGCTCGACCCAGCTCGGCTGGGAGGAGATGGACGCTCCGCTGCCGGTGGACTCGTGGCCGCTGATGGCCGCGTCGGCGGTGCCCTGGTCGGACCGCAACGACGTGCCGAGGGCCATGGACCGCGACGACATGGACCGGGTGCGCGAGGAGTTCGTCGCCGCCACCGAGATGGCGCTGCGCTGCGGCTTCGACATGATCGAGCTGCACATGGCGCACGGCTACCTGCTGAGCAGCTTCATCACCCCGGTCACCAACCGCCGGACCGATGCCTACGGCGGTTCGCTGGACAACAGGATGCGCTTCCCGCTGGAGGTCTTCCACGCCGTGCGCGCCGTGTGGCCGCAGGACCGGCCGATCTCGGTCCGCATCTCGGCCAACGACTGGGTCGGCGAGGACGGCATCACCCCGACCGATGCCGTCGACGTCGCCCGCGTGCTGCAGGACGCCGGGGTCGACATCTGCAACGTGTCCGCTGGTCAGACCTCCACCGCCGCGCGGCCCGTCTACGGCCGGATGTTCCAGACGCCGTTCTCCGACCGCATCCGCAACGAGACGGGCATGGCGACGATGGCCGTCGGCAACATCTACGAACCCGACCACGTCAACTCCATCCTCATGGCCGGCCGGGCCGACCTGGTCTGCCTCGCACGACCACACCTGGCCGACCCCTACTGGACGCTGCACGCGGCTGCCCAGCTCGGCGACCGGGGCGTCAGCTGGCCGCTGCCCTACCTGCCCGGCCGCGACCAGCTGTACCGGCTGGCCGAACGCGGCGAGACCCTCGGGACGAACGTCTGA
- a CDS encoding SDR family NAD(P)-dependent oxidoreductase, producing MADPLGPLEGRTALVTGGGTGIGAAIARTLAGAGARVTIAGRRPDPLADVADAHDAITAAPLDVTDEAAVTTLFADRGPFDIVVANAGAVASAPATRTSLDQWQQLLDVNLTGTFLTLREALRQPATGWGRLLAVASTAGLVGYPYVAAYCAAKHGTVGLVRALAKEVAGSGRTVNAICPGYTDTPLVERSVTRITEATGRSADDALAGLLTGNPTGRLVQPDEVAATALWLCGPGSDMVTGQAIAVDGGET from the coding sequence ATGGCGGATCCGCTGGGCCCCCTCGAGGGACGGACCGCGCTGGTCACCGGCGGCGGGACGGGCATCGGCGCGGCCATCGCCCGGACCCTCGCCGGCGCCGGCGCCCGGGTCACGATCGCCGGCCGTCGCCCCGACCCGCTGGCCGACGTTGCCGACGCCCACGACGCCATCACCGCCGCACCCCTCGACGTGACCGACGAAGCGGCGGTCACGACGCTGTTCGCCGACCGCGGCCCCTTCGACATCGTCGTCGCCAACGCCGGCGCCGTGGCCAGCGCACCCGCCACCCGGACCAGCCTCGACCAGTGGCAGCAGCTCCTCGACGTCAACCTGACCGGGACGTTCCTGACCCTGCGGGAGGCGCTTCGCCAGCCCGCGACCGGCTGGGGGCGCCTGCTCGCCGTCGCCTCGACCGCCGGCCTCGTCGGGTACCCCTACGTCGCCGCGTACTGCGCCGCGAAGCACGGCACCGTCGGGTTGGTCCGCGCGCTGGCCAAGGAGGTCGCCGGGAGCGGTCGGACGGTCAACGCCATCTGCCCCGGCTACACCGACACGCCGCTGGTCGAGCGCAGCGTCACACGGATCACCGAGGCGACCGGCCGGTCGGCCGACGACGCCCTCGCCGGACTGCTCACCGGCAACCCGACCGGTCGGCTGGTGCAGCCCGACGAGGTCGCCGCCACCGCGCTGTGGCTGTGCGGACCCGGCTCGGACATGGTGACGGGTCAGGCCATCGCCGTCGACGGTGGCGAGACATGA
- a CDS encoding MarR family winged helix-turn-helix transcriptional regulator: MTAPSTSTDAQRLRLWLRMLRATRRIESDLRERLREAHDTTLPRFDVLAALYREPDGMRMTQLSKRLMVSNGNVTGLVDRLAADGLVARAAIEGDRRATRVHLTDAGRTTFEEMAPTHRGWIDDIFGDLSTEEVSTMIHALEKLLHPEEHTR; this comes from the coding sequence ATGACCGCCCCGTCGACATCCACCGACGCCCAACGGCTGCGGCTGTGGCTGCGCATGCTGCGAGCGACCCGTCGGATCGAGTCCGACCTGCGCGAACGGCTCCGCGAGGCCCACGACACCACGCTTCCGCGGTTCGACGTCCTGGCGGCCCTGTACCGGGAGCCCGACGGCATGCGGATGACCCAGCTGTCCAAGCGGCTGATGGTCTCCAACGGCAACGTCACCGGCCTGGTCGACCGCCTTGCCGCCGACGGCCTCGTCGCCCGTGCCGCCATCGAGGGCGACCGTCGCGCCACCCGGGTCCACCTGACCGACGCCGGCCGGACCACCTTCGAGGAGATGGCGCCCACCCACCGGGGCTGGATCGACGACATCTTCGGCGACCTCTCCACCGAGGAGGTCAGCACCATGATCCACGCGCTCGAGAAGCTGCTGCACCCCGAGGAGCACACCCGATGA
- a CDS encoding enoyl-CoA hydratase family protein, whose amino-acid sequence MSDRTPEHFLWETDGRVAVIRLDRPERKNPLTFDSYAELRDTFRDLAYATDIDVVVLASNGGNFCSGGDVHDIIGPLVGMDMAGLLAFTRMTGDLVKAIIGCGKPVIAAVDGTCVGAGAILAMAADMRLATPEARTAFLFTRVGLAGCDMGACAILPRIIGQGRAAELLYTGRTMTAEEGERWGFWNRLTAAEDLDRAALELAHRLADGPTFAHGITKTQLNQEWSMSLEQAIEAEAQAQAICMQTRDFERAYSAFVDKQRPVFEGN is encoded by the coding sequence ATGTCCGACCGCACCCCCGAGCACTTCCTCTGGGAGACCGACGGCCGTGTGGCGGTGATCCGGCTGGACCGACCCGAGCGGAAGAACCCGCTGACCTTCGACAGCTACGCCGAGCTGCGCGACACCTTCCGCGACCTCGCCTACGCCACCGACATCGACGTGGTCGTGCTGGCCTCCAACGGCGGCAACTTCTGCTCCGGCGGGGACGTGCACGACATCATCGGCCCGCTCGTCGGCATGGACATGGCCGGCCTGCTGGCGTTCACCCGGATGACCGGGGACCTGGTCAAGGCCATCATCGGCTGCGGCAAGCCGGTGATCGCCGCGGTCGACGGCACCTGCGTCGGGGCGGGCGCGATCCTGGCGATGGCGGCCGACATGCGGCTGGCCACCCCCGAGGCCCGGACGGCGTTCCTGTTCACCCGCGTCGGCCTGGCGGGCTGTGACATGGGCGCCTGCGCGATCCTTCCCCGCATCATCGGCCAGGGCAGGGCTGCCGAGCTCCTGTACACCGGCCGGACGATGACCGCCGAGGAGGGCGAGCGCTGGGGCTTCTGGAACCGGCTGACCGCCGCGGAGGACCTGGACCGCGCCGCGCTCGAGCTGGCCCACCGGCTGGCCGACGGACCCACCTTCGCCCACGGCATCACCAAGACCCAGCTGAACCAGGAGTGGTCGATGAGCCTCGAGCAGGCCATCGAGGCCGAAGCGCAGGCCCAGGCCATCTGCATGCAGACCCGCGACTTCGAACGGGCCTACTCCGCCTTCGTCGACAAGCAGCGACCGGTCTTCGAGGGCAACTGA
- a CDS encoding acyl-CoA dehydrogenase family protein yields MADRSFLSWPFLDDRHRDLADRLEEWCTANLPVDHTDVDAACRDLVRRLGDDGWLAHTAADAGDRLDVRTLCLVRETLARHDGLADFAFAMQGLGAGAITLFGTDAQRAWLDETRAGRAIAAFALSEPRSGSDVAGIETTATPTGDGWRLDGEKTWISNGGIADLYVVFARTGEAPGARGLSAFVVPGDVDGLEVVERLETMAPHPLARLRFDGVSVSADAMIGDAGAGFRIAMSVLDVFRASVGAAALGFARRALDESLARARDRVLFGAPLADLQMVQGHLADMALAVDSAALLVYRAAWTKDSGAARVTREAAMAKLFATDEAQKVIDAAVQLHGGDGVRVGSVVEQLYREIRALRIYEGASDVQKVVIARQVLAGG; encoded by the coding sequence ATGGCCGATCGCAGCTTCCTGTCCTGGCCGTTCCTCGACGACCGCCACCGCGACCTCGCCGACCGGCTGGAGGAGTGGTGCACCGCCAACCTGCCGGTGGACCACACCGACGTCGACGCGGCCTGCCGCGACCTGGTGCGCCGGCTGGGCGACGACGGCTGGCTGGCCCACACCGCGGCCGATGCCGGCGACCGCTTGGACGTCCGCACGTTGTGCCTTGTCCGCGAGACCCTCGCCCGCCACGACGGGCTGGCCGACTTCGCCTTCGCGATGCAGGGCCTCGGGGCGGGGGCCATCACCCTGTTCGGCACCGACGCGCAGCGGGCGTGGCTGGACGAGACGCGGGCGGGCCGTGCCATCGCCGCGTTCGCGCTCAGCGAACCCCGCTCCGGGTCCGACGTGGCCGGCATCGAGACCACCGCGACACCCACCGGCGACGGCTGGCGGCTGGACGGGGAGAAGACGTGGATCTCCAACGGCGGCATCGCCGACCTGTACGTCGTGTTCGCCCGCACCGGTGAGGCGCCCGGCGCCCGCGGACTGTCGGCGTTCGTCGTGCCCGGCGACGTCGACGGCCTGGAGGTCGTGGAACGACTCGAGACGATGGCGCCGCACCCGTTGGCCCGCCTCCGCTTCGACGGCGTCTCGGTGTCCGCCGACGCCATGATCGGTGACGCCGGCGCCGGCTTCCGCATCGCCATGTCGGTGCTGGACGTCTTCCGCGCCAGCGTCGGCGCCGCAGCACTCGGGTTCGCCCGCAGGGCCCTCGACGAGTCGCTCGCCCGTGCCCGTGACCGGGTCCTGTTCGGCGCCCCGTTGGCCGACCTGCAGATGGTCCAGGGCCACCTCGCCGACATGGCCCTTGCCGTCGACTCGGCGGCCCTCCTCGTCTACCGCGCCGCGTGGACCAAGGACTCCGGTGCCGCCCGGGTCACCCGTGAGGCGGCCATGGCCAAGCTGTTCGCCACCGACGAGGCGCAGAAGGTCATCGACGCCGCCGTCCAGCTGCACGGCGGCGACGGCGTCCGGGTCGGGTCGGTCGTGGAGCAGCTGTACCGCGAGATCCGTGCGCTGCGGATCTACGAGGGCGCAAGCGATGTCCAGAAGGTCGTCATCGCCAGGCAGGTCCTGGCAGGAGGGTGA
- a CDS encoding AMP-binding protein, whose product MLGATAHVDTFTRDNLPPPDQWPDFLLDHLDYPEHLNAAVELTDRMVERGFGDHTALIGNGRRRTYKELSDWTNRLAHALVEDYGVQPGNRVLLRSANNPAMVACWLAVTKAGAVAVNTMPLLRATELTAIVDKAEIAFGLCDTRMMDELTACAKDSRFLRKVIGFDGTANHDAELDRIALGKDVRYESVDTGRDDVALLGFTSGTTGTPKATMHFHRDLLAIADGYAAEVLQVTPDDVFVGSPPLAFTFGLGGLAIFPLRFGATATLLENAAPPNMIEIIETYGATISFTAPTAYRVMLRAMEEGADLSSLRCAVSAGETLPSPVFEEWVERTGKPLLDGIGTTEMLHIFISNRLDDATPACTGRPVTGYEAKVVGDDMQELPTGEVGRLAVRGPTGCRYLADDRQAGYVRDGWNLTGDSFSRDEEGRFHFAARNDDMIISAGYNIAGPEVEAALLGHPDVAECAVVGVPDEERGHIVQAHVVLTDGVDGDDACVLRLQTHVKAAIAPYKYPRSIEFHDALPKTQTGKIQRFRLRGEIR is encoded by the coding sequence ATGCTCGGAGCCACCGCACACGTCGACACGTTCACACGGGACAACCTGCCACCGCCCGATCAGTGGCCGGACTTCCTGCTGGACCACCTGGACTACCCCGAGCACCTCAACGCCGCGGTCGAGCTGACCGATCGCATGGTCGAGCGAGGCTTCGGTGACCACACCGCCCTGATCGGCAACGGCCGCCGCCGCACCTACAAGGAGCTGTCGGACTGGACCAACCGGCTGGCCCACGCGCTGGTCGAGGACTACGGCGTGCAGCCCGGCAACCGGGTGCTGCTGCGCTCGGCCAACAACCCGGCGATGGTGGCCTGCTGGCTGGCCGTCACCAAGGCCGGCGCCGTTGCGGTCAACACCATGCCGTTGCTGCGCGCCACCGAGCTGACCGCGATCGTCGACAAGGCCGAGATCGCCTTCGGCCTCTGCGACACGCGGATGATGGACGAGCTGACGGCGTGCGCGAAGGACAGCCGCTTCCTGCGCAAGGTCATCGGCTTCGACGGCACCGCCAACCACGACGCCGAGCTGGACCGGATCGCCCTCGGCAAGGACGTGCGGTACGAGTCGGTGGACACCGGCCGCGACGACGTGGCGCTGCTGGGCTTCACCTCGGGCACGACCGGCACGCCCAAGGCGACCATGCACTTCCACCGCGACCTGCTGGCCATCGCCGACGGGTACGCCGCCGAGGTGCTGCAGGTCACCCCCGACGACGTCTTCGTCGGGTCGCCGCCGCTGGCCTTCACCTTCGGCCTCGGCGGCCTGGCGATCTTCCCGCTGCGGTTCGGCGCCACCGCGACGCTGCTGGAGAACGCCGCCCCGCCCAACATGATCGAGATCATCGAGACGTACGGCGCGACGATCTCCTTCACCGCCCCGACGGCCTACCGGGTGATGCTGCGGGCCATGGAGGAGGGGGCCGACCTGTCGTCGCTGCGCTGCGCGGTCTCCGCCGGCGAGACCCTCCCCTCCCCGGTCTTCGAGGAGTGGGTCGAGCGGACCGGCAAGCCCCTCCTCGACGGCATCGGCACGACCGAGATGCTGCACATCTTCATCTCCAACCGGCTGGACGACGCCACCCCGGCCTGCACCGGCCGGCCCGTCACCGGGTACGAGGCCAAGGTGGTCGGCGACGACATGCAGGAGCTGCCGACGGGTGAGGTGGGACGGCTGGCGGTGCGCGGGCCGACAGGGTGCCGCTACCTGGCCGACGACCGGCAGGCCGGCTACGTCCGCGACGGCTGGAACCTGACCGGGGACTCCTTCAGCCGCGACGAGGAGGGTCGGTTCCACTTCGCCGCCCGCAACGACGACATGATCATCTCCGCCGGCTACAACATCGCCGGTCCCGAGGTGGAGGCGGCGCTGCTCGGCCATCCCGACGTGGCGGAGTGTGCGGTGGTCGGGGTCCCCGACGAGGAGCGGGGCCACATCGTCCAGGCCCACGTCGTGCTGACCGACGGCGTGGACGGCGACGACGCGTGCGTGCTGCGGCTGCAGACCCACGTCAAGGCCGCCATCGCGCCGTACAAGTACCCGCGCTCGATCGAGTTCCACGACGCCCTGCCGAAGACCCAGACCGGCAAGATCCAGCGCTTCCGGTTGCGAGGGGAGATCCGTTGA
- a CDS encoding RidA family protein, which translates to MTERSTSLPEPLHPAGWRRAVGYANGMVAEGRQVHVAGQIGWTGDQVFETDDFVGQARQAMRNIVAVLAEADAGPEHLVRLNWYVVDKAEYLAGVRELGAAYREVLGDHYPAMTLVQVVALLEDRARVEIEATAVVS; encoded by the coding sequence TTGACCGAGCGGTCCACGTCCCTTCCCGAGCCCCTCCATCCGGCGGGGTGGCGGCGTGCGGTGGGCTATGCCAACGGCATGGTCGCTGAGGGGCGGCAGGTCCATGTCGCCGGGCAGATCGGCTGGACCGGCGACCAGGTGTTCGAGACCGACGACTTCGTCGGACAGGCACGTCAGGCGATGCGCAACATCGTCGCCGTGCTCGCCGAGGCCGACGCCGGCCCCGAACACCTCGTCCGGTTGAACTGGTACGTGGTGGACAAGGCCGAGTACCTGGCTGGCGTCCGCGAGCTCGGGGCTGCCTACCGCGAGGTGCTGGGCGACCACTACCCCGCGATGACGCTGGTGCAGGTGGTCGCGCTGCTCGAGGACCGGGCGCGCGTCGAGATCGAGGCGACGGCCGTTGTGTCCTGA